Within Pseudomonas alloputida, the genomic segment TCCAGTTCGAACGGCTTGGTCAACACCAACGTACCTTGCAGCGGTTGGCCGTCGCTGAACGCCGCACTCTCATCGTAGCCGGTGATCAACAGCACCTTGAGGTCCGGGTAGCGCTCACGGAAACGTTCAGCTACCTGGCGGCCATTCAGGCCGCCAGGCAGGCCGACATCGCTCAGCAGCAAGTCTGGCCGTTCGCCGCTTTGCAGGTGGGTGAGGGCAGACGGACCGTTCTCGAAGGCGTCCACCCGATAGCCCAGCTCTTCCAACACTTCGCCAATCACCAGGCGCAAGGCCGTCTGGTCTTCAACCAACAGAATGCGTTTTGCAGCCTCGCTGCTTCTTTGCAAGAGCGTGCGCGGAGGTTTGCTGATTGGCGCCTGGGCTTGCTCGTGGTGGCGGGGTAACAGCAGCTCGATGCGGGTACCCTCGCCAGGCACCGACAGCACCCGTAATTGCCCACCCGACTGCCGCACGAAGCCATAGGTCATGGACAGACCCAGGCCGGTACCCTGGCCCATCGGCTTGGTGGTGAAGAACGGCTCGACTGCGCGCTCGACAACTTCAGCCGACATGCCGCTACCGTTGTCGACGATGCTCAGCCGCACGAACTCGCTGGCCGGCAGTTCCAGTGCCACGGCCTGCTCGTCGTCAAGCAGCAGGTTGTCGCCGATGATCTCGATCACACCACCGGCAGGCATGGCATCGCGCGCGTTGATGCATAAGTTGAGCAAGGCGCTTTCCAGTTGGGGAGGGTCGATGAAGGTCGGCCACAGCTGGCTGGCAAAGCGGCTGCTCAGGGTAATCGCCGGGCCGATGGTGCGGCGCAGCAGGTCTTCCATGCCGGCCACCAAGGTGGCCACTTGCGTGGAGCAGGGTTGCAGGGTCTGCTGGCGGGAGAACGCCAGCAGCCGGTGCACCAGCGAAGAGGCCCGCTGCGCCGCGCTGCTGGACAGCTCCAGCAAGGGCGCCAGGGCGTCGAAGCGTGACTGGTCCAGGCGTTGCCGCATCAACTCCTGGGCGCCCAGGATGCCGCCCAGCAAATTGTTGAAGTCGTGGGCAATGCCGCCACTGAGCTGGCCTACGGCCTCCATCTTCTGTGCCTGGCGCAGCGCCGCTTCGGCCTTGGCCAAGCGTTCCTGCTCCTGCACTCGCTCACTGATGTCATAGGCGAACAGAAACGCGCCCTGTACCTCGCCTTTGGGGTCGCGCAAGGCATTGAAGCGCAACTCATAATGACGCACCGCGGGGGGCTTGCCGAAGGTGCCGATCTCGATGAACTGCTCGCCTGCCAGGGCGCGCTGCCACATCGGCAGAATAGGCGTCTGGCCGGCGGTGCCATCCTCGAACAACCCGGGCAGGTAGTCGCCGATTTCGGGTGTCCTCCCGTATAGCAGGTGGAAGTCATGCCTGGCCTGGCGATTGACCGCCAGCCAGCGCAGGTCCTTGTCGACCACATGCACATTGACCACACTATGATCGACCAGCTCGGCAAACAAGCGGCGCTCCGCCAGTGCGGCATTCACCCGTTGCTCGAGCTCTTCGTTCAGGCGCTGCAGGGCCTGCTCTGCACGCCGGCGTTCGGTGACATCCTTGAACAGCACCGCTACCTGGCGTTTCTCGGCAGGTTCTATGCGAAAAGTGGTCACCGACAGCACGTGGCCCGTGGCAATCAGTTCCTGCTCGAAGTGCAGCGGTTCGCCGGTGCGAAGCACCGCGCCATAGCGGGCCACCCAGTCATCCGCCTCATCGGGCACCATCTCGCGCAGTTTTTGCCCCACCACGTTGGGGATGCCGGCGTGTTTGGCATAGGCTGCGTTGGCCAGCACGTGCACGTAGTCACTCAGGGGGCCATGGGGGCCATCGAAGAACTCGATGATGCAGAAGCCTTCGTCCATGGTGTCGAACAGTGAGCGATAGAAGTCCTGGTCGTGCGCCTGGAGGCTTGCAAGCCGTTGCTCCAGCAGTGTGTTCTGTCGCTGGAGGTCTTCGACTTGTTGGCGCAGTGAGTTCAGATCACGAGAAGGCATGCCTGCGTCCGGCCAATGAAAAGTCCTGACTTTAACGTGTTCACCTGCAGGCGAATAGCCACTCAGGGCGACTGGGCGGTGCTCCCCAGCAGCCGTTCAAGCGCCTGGGCAAGTGCTTGCAGATCGAAGGGCTTGGCCAGCAATTCGGTGCGCCGGTGGGGCCGCGCTTTTGCCGTACTGTGCGCAAGGTCATAGCCTGTGATCAGCAGCACCGCTGCATGGGGTGCAATACCTCGACAGGCGTCCGCGAGTTGGTAGCCATCGATACCCCCTGGCAGGCCGACATCGGTGATCAGCAAGTCCGGCGCAGGGGCTTCCTGCAAGGCCTTGTATGCCTGGCGGCCATCTTCGAATGCCTGAACCTCATGGCCCTGGTCTAGCAATACCTCCAGCATGACCAGGCGCAGGGCCGGCTCGTCTTCCACCAGCATCACCTTGCACACGCGCTGCTGAAGCGAGGCCGCAGGCGCAGGCCCCTCGACGTGGGGGCTGGGTGAAGCGGCGGCGATGCTTTCATCGCAGGGGAGATACAGGTTGATGGCCGTACCCTGGCCAAGCGTGCTATCGATGACCAGCTGGCCACCGGATTGCCGCACAAAGCCGTAGACCATGGACAGCCCAAGGCCAGTGCCCTGGCCGAGCGGCTTGGTGGTGAAGAAGGGCTCAAGGGCGCGCTGCATCACTGCTTTGGACATGCCCATGCCGGTGTCTTCAACGCGGATACGCAGAAACCGGCCAGCGGCCAGGCCCAGTTGCCTGGCTTCGGCGCCTTGCACTTCGACATTGGCGCAACCGATGCTCAAGGTGCCGCCAAGCGGCATGGCGTCACGGGCGTTGATGCACAGGTTGAGCAGCGCGTTTTCCAGTTGCTGTGCGTCTATTCGGATAGGCCAGAGTCCGGCATGCGTCTGGTCGTGGTAGTCGACATAGGGGCCGGTGGAGCTGCTGATCAGGTCGTGCATGCCGGCCACCAGTTGCTGCACATCGACCCGTTGCGGGACCAGCGTCTGCTGCCGTGAGAATGCCAGCAAGCGCTGCACCAAGGCTGCGGCGCGTTGGGCATTGTGCCGGCTGAGTTCAAGCAGCTGTGTGGTGTCCGCCAGGCGTTGCTGCACCAGACGTTGCCCGGCCAGTTCCAGCGCGCCAAGGATGCTGGCCAGCAGGTTGTTGACATCATGGGCAATCCCGCCGGTCAACTGGCCGACCGCCTCCATCTTCTGCGCCTGGCGCAGTGCTTCTTCGGCCTGCTGCAGGCGTTCCTGTTCGGTCACGCGCTGCGTGATGTCATAGGCGAACAGGTAGCCGCCCTGAATTCGCTGCTGAGCATCGAGCCACGGGTGGTAGCGAATTTCGTAGTGGCGTGGTGCGTCGTCCAGCCCGAAGGTGACGGTGTCGATGAACGCTTCCCCTGCCAGTATGCGCGGCCATATCGGGGCCAGGCGGCCCATGATGTCGGGTTGATCGGTCAGGAACTGGGGTACGTAGTCGCCAACCTGCGGCACGAAGCCTCGGTAACGTTCGAAGGTTTCGCGCGCCGTGCGGTTGATGGCCAAGAGGCGCATGCTGCGGTCGGCCGCAAACACGTTGGCCACGCTGTTGTCGAGCAGTTCTCCAAGCAGCCTGTCATGCGCCTGAACGTTGTCTTCGCGCGCTGCCAGGCGTGCTTCCAGTTCTGCGACGCGCGCCTGCAATCGGGCAAAGGACGCAAGCGTATCTGGCTGCATGACGAGGGCCTGATGATCGAAACCAGCAACTATAGTCGCCGCTCGGGCCCCTCGCTATCAGAACGAGCGAATGATCCGCCCGAGGGTTTCCATGGCCTGTTCGGCGCCGTCATGCCAGGGGCTGCCGTAGTTCAGGCGGATGCAATTGCCGAAGCGTCGGGTGGGCGAAAAGATCGGCCCGGGCGCGATGCTGATGCCTTGGGCCAGGGCCATGTGGAACAGCTTGAGGGCGTCCATCTGCTCGGGCAGTTCCAGCCACAGGAAGTAGCCGCCGGAAGGCTGGCTGACCCGTGTCTGCGCCGGGAAGTGGCGGGCGATGGCTGCCAGCATGTTGGCCTGCTGGCCCTCCAGCGCGTAGCGCAGCTTGCGCAGGTGGCGGTCGTAGCCGCCGTGTTGCAGGTAGTCGGCGATGGCCGCCTGGGCCGGCATGGAAGCACAAAGGGAGGTCATCAGTTTCAACCGCTCGATCTTTTGCGCAAAGCGCCCGGCGGCCACCCAGCCAATGCGATAGCCCGGTGCCAGGCTTTTGGCGAACGAGCCGCAGTGCATGACCAGGCCCTGAGTGTCGAAGGCCTTGGCGGGTTTGGGCGCCTGTTGCGAGTAGTACAGCTCGGCGTACACGTCGTCTTCGATCAACGGCACCTGATGGCGCGCCAGCAACTCCACCATGGCCTGTTTCTTGGCCTCCGGCATGCTTGCACCCACCGGGTTCTGGAAATTGGTCATGCACCACACGGCCTTTACCGGGTGCATTTCCAGGGTCTGCGCCAGCACCCCCAGGTCCATGCCCTCGCGCGGGTGCACGGGGATTTCCACAGCCTTGAGCTTGAGCCGCTCCAGCACCTGCAGGCAGGCATAGAAGGCCGGGGCCTCGATGGCGACCAGATCGCCCGGCTGGGTCACTGCCTGCAGGCACAGGTTCAGGGCCTCCAGTGCGCCGTTGGTGATCAGCAGCTCTTCCATCGGCAGCATCAGCCCACCGACCATGTAGCGCAGGGCTATCTGCCGGCGCAACTGCGGGTTACCGGGGGACAGATCGGTCACCACCATGCGCGGGTCCATGCTGCGGCTGGCACTGGCCAGTGAGCGGGACAGGCGTTGCAGCGGGAACAGTTCAGGGCTGGGAAAGGCTGAGCCGAAGGCAATGGTGTTGGGGTCCTTGATCGAGTCGAGGATCGAAAATACCAAGGCGCTGACGTCGACATCGGTAGACTCGCTCACCGGCTGCAGCGCCTGCGGCTCGCTGAACTGACGCGGAACGTGGGCGTTGACGAAATACCCGGAGCGCGGCCGGGCGCGGATCAGCCCGCGCCGTTCCAGCAGGTAATAGGCCTGGAACACGGTAGACGGGCTGACCCCGTGGGTCTGGCTGGCGTAGCGCACGGACGGCACGCGCTGGCCGGGGCCCAGCACCCCGGAGCGGATCAGTTCGGCAATGTCATCGGCGAAGCGTTCGTAGCGTTTCATTCTGGCCTTCTGTCCAAGCCTGGCAGGCAAGGTGGCGTGAGTGTAAGGGATCAGCGGTTCATGGGGGCGACGAAGCGACTGTGCGCCACGCTGCGGATAGCGGGGTCGTCACGCTCGCTGATTTCAAAGCTCAGCGTCTGCGAGCTGCTGCTCGGGCGCTCGGCGAGCATTGCCACCGACACCGGCAGTTCGCTCATTTCGCCAGCTGGGATGACCAGTGCGCTACTGCCCTGCAGGGTGAAACCGTCAGCGTCCAGCAGGCGCAATTGATAGTGCTGGGTACGTTCGGTCTTGTTGATGACCTTGAGCAGATAAATGTTCTCGATCTGGCCTTGGGCGTTTTCGCGGAACAGGCCGCGGTCCTTGATCACATCCAGCGATACCATCGGGCGCATCTGCAGTGCCACCACCAGTGCCCCGATCATGACCAGCAATGCGGCAGCGTAGCCCAACAGGCGCGGGCGCAGCCAGTGGGTGGTACCGCCTTGCAGGCTGTGCTCGGACTTGTAGCCAATCAGGCCGCGGGCGTAACCCATCTTGTCCATTACCCCGTCACAGGCGTCGATGCACGCGGCACAGCCGATGCAAGCCATCTGCAAGCCATCACGGATGTCGATGCCGGTGGGGCACACCTGCACGCACAGGGTGCAATCGATGCAGTCGCCCAGTCCCTGGGCACCGACGTCACTGCCTTTCTTGCGCGGACCACGGGCCTCGCCACGACGCGGGTCGTAAGCGACCGCCAGGGTGTCCTTGTCGAACA encodes:
- the ccoG gene encoding cytochrome c oxidase accessory protein CcoG, producing the protein MNDRIPFTEIATAPASIQARRTDSGIHTRSFTGLYRNLRIGFAGALFVLFFGTAWLNWNGRQAVLWDLGNSKFHIFGATFWPQDFILLSALLIICAFGLFAITVYAGRVWCGYSCPQSTWTWLFMWCEKVTEGDRNQRIKLAAAPWSLNKLARRTLKHSLWLAIGVLTGLTFVGYFTPIRPLAAELLTLQLGGVALFWVLFFTAATYINAGLLREAVCLHMCPYARFQSVMFDKDTLAVAYDPRRGEARGPRKKGSDVGAQGLGDCIDCTLCVQVCPTGIDIRDGLQMACIGCAACIDACDGVMDKMGYARGLIGYKSEHSLQGGTTHWLRPRLLGYAAALLVMIGALVVALQMRPMVSLDVIKDRGLFRENAQGQIENIYLLKVINKTERTQHYQLRLLDADGFTLQGSSALVIPAGEMSELPVSVAMLAERPSSSSQTLSFEISERDDPAIRSVAHSRFVAPMNR
- the mapR gene encoding GntR family transcriptional regulator MpaR (MapR regulates genes involved in Pseudomonas quinolone signal (PQS) production and anthranilate metabolism), whose translation is MKRYERFADDIAELIRSGVLGPGQRVPSVRYASQTHGVSPSTVFQAYYLLERRGLIRARPRSGYFVNAHVPRQFSEPQALQPVSESTDVDVSALVFSILDSIKDPNTIAFGSAFPSPELFPLQRLSRSLASASRSMDPRMVVTDLSPGNPQLRRQIALRYMVGGLMLPMEELLITNGALEALNLCLQAVTQPGDLVAIEAPAFYACLQVLERLKLKAVEIPVHPREGMDLGVLAQTLEMHPVKAVWCMTNFQNPVGASMPEAKKQAMVELLARHQVPLIEDDVYAELYYSQQAPKPAKAFDTQGLVMHCGSFAKSLAPGYRIGWVAAGRFAQKIERLKLMTSLCASMPAQAAIADYLQHGGYDRHLRKLRYALEGQQANMLAAIARHFPAQTRVSQPSGGYFLWLELPEQMDALKLFHMALAQGISIAPGPIFSPTRRFGNCIRLNYGSPWHDGAEQAMETLGRIIRSF
- a CDS encoding PAS domain-containing sensor histidine kinase — encoded protein: MQPDTLASFARLQARVAELEARLAAREDNVQAHDRLLGELLDNSVANVFAADRSMRLLAINRTARETFERYRGFVPQVGDYVPQFLTDQPDIMGRLAPIWPRILAGEAFIDTVTFGLDDAPRHYEIRYHPWLDAQQRIQGGYLFAYDITQRVTEQERLQQAEEALRQAQKMEAVGQLTGGIAHDVNNLLASILGALELAGQRLVQQRLADTTQLLELSRHNAQRAAALVQRLLAFSRQQTLVPQRVDVQQLVAGMHDLISSSTGPYVDYHDQTHAGLWPIRIDAQQLENALLNLCINARDAMPLGGTLSIGCANVEVQGAEARQLGLAAGRFLRIRVEDTGMGMSKAVMQRALEPFFTTKPLGQGTGLGLSMVYGFVRQSGGQLVIDSTLGQGTAINLYLPCDESIAAASPSPHVEGPAPAASLQQRVCKVMLVEDEPALRLVMLEVLLDQGHEVQAFEDGRQAYKALQEAPAPDLLITDVGLPGGIDGYQLADACRGIAPHAAVLLITGYDLAHSTAKARPHRRTELLAKPFDLQALAQALERLLGSTAQSP
- a CDS encoding PAS domain-containing protein, with amino-acid sequence MPSRDLNSLRQQVEDLQRQNTLLEQRLASLQAHDQDFYRSLFDTMDEGFCIIEFFDGPHGPLSDYVHVLANAAYAKHAGIPNVVGQKLREMVPDEADDWVARYGAVLRTGEPLHFEQELIATGHVLSVTTFRIEPAEKRQVAVLFKDVTERRRAEQALQRLNEELEQRVNAALAERRLFAELVDHSVVNVHVVDKDLRWLAVNRQARHDFHLLYGRTPEIGDYLPGLFEDGTAGQTPILPMWQRALAGEQFIEIGTFGKPPAVRHYELRFNALRDPKGEVQGAFLFAYDISERVQEQERLAKAEAALRQAQKMEAVGQLSGGIAHDFNNLLGGILGAQELMRQRLDQSRFDALAPLLELSSSAAQRASSLVHRLLAFSRQQTLQPCSTQVATLVAGMEDLLRRTIGPAITLSSRFASQLWPTFIDPPQLESALLNLCINARDAMPAGGVIEIIGDNLLLDDEQAVALELPASEFVRLSIVDNGSGMSAEVVERAVEPFFTTKPMGQGTGLGLSMTYGFVRQSGGQLRVLSVPGEGTRIELLLPRHHEQAQAPISKPPRTLLQRSSEAAKRILLVEDQTALRLVIGEVLEELGYRVDAFENGPSALTHLQSGERPDLLLSDVGLPGGLNGRQVAERFRERYPDLKVLLITGYDESAAFSDGQPLQGTLVLTKPFELEALAERVRELLEP